A single genomic interval of Halobacillus halophilus DSM 2266 harbors:
- a CDS encoding serine-tRNA(Ala) deacylase AlaX, which produces MTRKLYYEDPYQLEFDSTVTKSDRDEHGPYVVLEATAFYPTGGGQPHDTGTLNSIKVIDVEEADGEVRHYIEEEFPQNGEDVHGSVDPKRRIDHMQQHSGQHIISAVFDDHYGIPTTSFHLGSDTVTIDLDTNQLSEELLQKAEEQVNNIIRRNIPVEARWMTADEANEYPLRKPLAVEGEVRLVIIPYVDYNGCGGTHPASTGEVMAVKFLGWTKSKKQVRLEFVCGSRVLEKLDQKHRILTDMKQLVPRPEEQLVEEVSEMIQAGKEKDKRITELEEQLLHYEARHIISETKGEPVIQRVFKDRPIKSLQSLGKTMIEEASDTYLILVSEQEEQLQFVLAHGASIDRNMNDIAKQAMPLIDGKGGGKPHFVQGGGKKLMDGTDFSNRVKELL; this is translated from the coding sequence ATGACTAGAAAGCTTTACTACGAAGATCCTTATCAGCTGGAATTTGACTCTACGGTAACAAAATCAGATCGGGACGAACATGGACCTTATGTGGTACTGGAAGCCACAGCGTTTTATCCAACCGGCGGCGGACAGCCGCACGATACGGGCACATTAAATTCCATCAAAGTAATCGATGTGGAAGAAGCCGACGGTGAAGTACGGCATTACATAGAGGAAGAATTTCCGCAAAATGGGGAAGACGTGCACGGAAGCGTCGATCCCAAGCGGCGTATCGATCATATGCAGCAGCATAGCGGTCAGCATATCATATCCGCTGTGTTTGATGATCATTACGGCATTCCGACGACGAGTTTCCACTTAGGAAGCGATACGGTGACGATTGATTTAGATACGAATCAACTCTCGGAGGAACTTTTGCAAAAAGCCGAGGAGCAAGTGAATAATATTATACGCCGGAATATTCCTGTAGAAGCCAGGTGGATGACGGCCGATGAAGCGAATGAATACCCGCTGCGTAAACCACTGGCTGTCGAGGGGGAGGTGCGCCTTGTGATCATTCCTTACGTGGATTACAACGGGTGCGGGGGAACGCATCCCGCGTCCACGGGAGAAGTGATGGCGGTGAAATTCCTAGGCTGGACGAAAAGTAAGAAGCAGGTTCGGCTTGAGTTTGTCTGCGGATCCAGAGTGCTTGAGAAGCTCGATCAGAAACACCGGATCTTGACCGACATGAAACAGCTGGTCCCGAGACCTGAGGAGCAGCTTGTCGAGGAAGTGAGCGAGATGATTCAGGCAGGCAAGGAGAAGGATAAGCGGATTACAGAGCTTGAGGAACAGCTTCTGCATTACGAAGCGCGCCATATTATTTCAGAAACCAAAGGAGAGCCGGTGATCCAGCGCGTCTTCAAAGACCGCCCGATTAAGTCGCTCCAGTCGCTTGGAAAAACGATGATTGAAGAAGCTTCCGATACGTATCTCATCCTTGTCAGCGAACAGGAAGAGCAGCTGCAATTCGTCCTGGCTCACGGGGCTTCGATTGATCGCAATATGAACGATATTGCTAAACAGGCGATGCCTCTGATTGACGGAAAAGGAGGCGGAAAGCCGCATTTTGTCCAGGGCGGCGGCAAAAAGCTGATGGACGGCACGGACTTTTCGAATCGCGTAAAAGAATTACTATAA
- a CDS encoding L-lactate permease — MLMVVALSAVIVPFLLLVLLRMPAIKGMSISAVVVIILAMTVWGMEGQVIASSILQGVHKTLTILLILFGALVLLNTLRNTGAVTRINQGFQSISQDMRVQLIFVAFLFGSLIEGAAGFGAPAMVTAPLMLALGFRPLAAVATALIADSTAVAFGAVGTPVLVGLSTLPDAGTAFFKEVGVTVTLIDLFAGTFIPFILVVVLTLFFGKGKGIKDALVMIPWTLLIGITYNVSALVYATLFGPEFVAILGSLTGLVVAAITARKGWLLPSTVWTDAKQEDFKDNEEKSEMGLIRAWFPYIIVVALLLLTRIVPWFKEFTQTAIDLSWSNILGVDGIASSWAVLYSPGTVLVVAALLALLVQRKSFNHFGRAAKQSLSTMKITAVTLSATLAMVHVFSNSGMNMNDLMSMPSYIAEGMAAAFGPMWIFAAPFLGELGSFITGSATVSTLTFSPIQYNIAEATDANLKVVLAAQLVGAGAGNMICVHNVVAASAVAGMEGEEGNVIRKTLGPALLYGVLVGIGGFILMGIL; from the coding sequence ATGTTGATGGTGGTGGCACTAAGTGCTGTGATTGTTCCCTTTCTGTTGCTGGTTTTATTGCGTATGCCAGCGATCAAAGGGATGTCCATCAGTGCTGTAGTGGTAATTATTTTAGCGATGACTGTATGGGGAATGGAAGGCCAGGTGATTGCTTCTTCCATCCTGCAGGGCGTACATAAAACCCTGACGATCTTATTAATACTATTTGGAGCGCTTGTGTTATTGAACACCCTTCGTAACACCGGAGCGGTAACCCGTATCAATCAGGGATTTCAAAGTATTTCCCAGGACATGAGGGTTCAGCTTATTTTTGTCGCTTTTTTATTCGGGTCATTAATTGAGGGAGCGGCAGGATTCGGTGCACCGGCCATGGTGACGGCTCCGTTAATGCTTGCCCTTGGCTTCAGGCCGCTGGCAGCGGTGGCGACAGCCCTAATTGCGGATAGTACGGCCGTGGCCTTTGGAGCGGTGGGAACGCCGGTACTGGTCGGACTCAGCACTTTGCCCGATGCGGGTACTGCTTTTTTCAAGGAGGTTGGCGTAACGGTCACCCTGATTGATTTATTCGCGGGCACATTTATTCCATTTATTTTAGTCGTTGTGCTGACCTTGTTTTTCGGAAAAGGGAAGGGAATAAAAGATGCCCTCGTGATGATCCCGTGGACGCTGCTCATTGGGATCACGTATAATGTTTCAGCTCTTGTGTACGCCACTTTGTTTGGACCGGAATTTGTAGCGATTCTGGGATCCTTGACCGGGCTCGTGGTCGCAGCTATAACAGCCAGAAAGGGATGGCTTCTTCCATCCACTGTATGGACAGATGCTAAACAGGAGGATTTCAAGGATAATGAAGAAAAATCCGAGATGGGATTGATCCGGGCATGGTTTCCTTACATTATTGTCGTGGCTCTGCTGTTACTTACACGTATTGTTCCGTGGTTTAAGGAATTTACACAGACGGCTATCGATTTATCGTGGTCGAACATTTTAGGCGTGGACGGAATTGCGTCAAGCTGGGCCGTATTATACTCGCCTGGAACGGTGCTGGTCGTCGCAGCCCTATTAGCCCTGCTTGTGCAGCGAAAATCGTTTAACCATTTTGGGCGGGCGGCCAAGCAATCGCTGTCCACGATGAAAATAACCGCGGTTACATTATCGGCAACGCTTGCTATGGTGCATGTGTTCAGTAATTCCGGGATGAATATGAATGATTTAATGAGCATGCCAAGTTATATTGCTGAGGGAATGGCGGCTGCTTTTGGGCCGATGTGGATTTTCGCCGCACCGTTTCTCGGGGAACTGGGCTCCTTTATAACGGGAAGTGCCACGGTTTCAACCCTTACTTTCTCACCGATTCAGTACAATATAGCGGAGGCTACAGATGCGAACCTTAAGGTGGTGCTCGCCGCACAGCTCGTAGGTGCTGGAGCGGGGAACATGATCTGTGTCCATAATGTGGTCGCGGCAAGCGCTGTCGCAGGTATGGAAGGGGAAGAAGGAAACGTCATCCGAAAAACCCTGGGACCTGCTTTGCTTTATGGGGTGCTTGTCGGCATCGGCGGATTTATTTTAATGGGGATTTTGTAA
- a CDS encoding alpha-E domain-containing protein: MLSRMADSCYWLARYMERSETNARALSSQLIHMLEESDQHTLDHNWEVLLDICTSKNDDVEHDPGLKSEQVLNYLIRSRENDNSLILLLELAREKARESRTLIPASIWEMINRLYLEKKEQLDGSLHSNTIQSHLGDLLDMSSNFQGIIESSMLRGESYNFIKIGKWIERAETTARILKVICEKTLAEKNYKDIEEFDYWLHALQLANGYDSFIMEHPLTLNPEEVFTFLIEEERFPRSITYCVEHTLRAVEQLNPGRRPQYAEELVQLLENTQRGIERTDIDEMSVEGLLRFVNGFLDHCDRINEVFSATYNLGGYKSRSVGRSQ; the protein is encoded by the coding sequence ATGCTTAGCAGAATGGCAGATTCATGTTATTGGTTGGCTAGGTATATGGAGAGATCTGAAACCAATGCTCGAGCCCTGAGCAGCCAGCTGATTCATATGCTGGAAGAATCGGATCAGCATACATTGGACCACAACTGGGAAGTACTTCTTGACATCTGTACCTCTAAAAATGACGACGTTGAACACGATCCTGGTTTAAAGAGTGAGCAAGTGCTTAACTATCTGATAAGGAGCCGGGAAAATGATAACTCTCTTATTCTTTTGCTGGAATTGGCCAGAGAGAAAGCTAGGGAGTCCCGAACGCTTATCCCAGCTTCTATTTGGGAGATGATTAACCGCTTATATTTAGAGAAGAAGGAACAGCTGGACGGGTCTTTACATTCCAATACAATTCAGAGTCATTTAGGCGATCTCCTTGATATGTCATCAAATTTTCAGGGAATCATCGAATCTTCCATGCTAAGAGGGGAATCTTATAACTTTATAAAAATAGGGAAGTGGATAGAACGGGCCGAAACTACCGCGCGAATTTTAAAGGTTATTTGTGAGAAGACCTTAGCGGAAAAGAACTATAAAGATATAGAGGAGTTTGATTACTGGCTTCATGCCCTCCAGTTAGCCAATGGTTATGACTCCTTTATTATGGAGCATCCATTAACGCTGAACCCTGAGGAAGTATTTACTTTTCTGATTGAAGAAGAGCGGTTTCCGCGGTCCATAACGTATTGTGTAGAGCATACTTTACGTGCTGTAGAGCAGTTAAACCCTGGAAGGAGACCTCAATATGCCGAAGAGTTAGTTCAGTTGTTAGAAAATACACAAAGGGGAATTGAACGGACAGATATTGATGAGATGTCGGTGGAGGGACTCTTACGTTTTGTTAATGGGTTCCTGGATCACTGCGATCGAATTAATGAAGTATTCTCAGCCACTTATAATCTGGGTGGATATAAAAGTAGATCAGTGGGAAGAAGCCAATAA
- a CDS encoding circularly permuted type 2 ATP-grasp protein → MLINYQANTFFDEMMDQSGNPKHHYKAFNDIISKASAEELQKRQERAQLHFLKQGITFNKDGDDAERTPPFDFVPIIIPEEKWKEVEKGLKQRVEALSHFLEDIYGEKKIIKEEVVPKELIENSAYYNEEQAKGMDMPLSHPLFIAGIDLIRDENGEYRVLEDNLRNPSGISYVYQNRQVIRKVYPELFEHYRVLPLENQFKELEKALFSYAPDNASSSPQAVLLTTGIYNSAYYEHFFLAKQLGIELVEGSDLVVENDIVYKETTSGLERVDIIYRRIDDEDLDPEAFRSDSEVGVPGLMRAYHQGNVTILNGVGIGAADDKAIYAYVPEMIRYYLNEEPILKNVTTYFLRDSEQRDYVLKNLEKLVIKNVGSSGGDDMMIGPNASEEELTTFRQKIQENPNEYIAQPTIELSRAPALQEGEFRPRHIDLRIFAMKGKEINVLPGGLSRVALKEDNLVVNSSQGGGFKDIWITTSEGGKDDA, encoded by the coding sequence ATGTTAATCAATTATCAAGCAAATACATTTTTCGATGAAATGATGGATCAATCAGGAAACCCTAAGCACCACTACAAAGCTTTTAACGACATAATTTCAAAGGCTTCTGCAGAAGAATTGCAAAAAAGACAGGAAAGAGCACAGTTACACTTTTTAAAGCAGGGCATTACTTTTAATAAGGATGGTGATGACGCCGAACGGACGCCTCCCTTTGATTTTGTTCCGATCATCATTCCAGAAGAGAAGTGGAAAGAGGTCGAGAAAGGATTAAAGCAGAGAGTCGAGGCGTTAAGTCACTTTCTAGAAGATATTTATGGTGAAAAGAAGATTATTAAAGAAGAAGTTGTGCCGAAAGAGCTAATCGAGAACAGCGCCTACTATAATGAAGAGCAGGCTAAAGGTATGGACATGCCGCTTAGTCATCCACTATTTATAGCGGGCATTGATCTTATACGTGATGAAAACGGCGAATACCGAGTATTAGAAGATAATCTGCGCAATCCTTCCGGTATCTCGTATGTTTATCAAAATCGGCAGGTAATCAGAAAAGTGTATCCAGAACTGTTTGAGCACTATCGTGTGCTCCCTTTGGAAAATCAGTTTAAAGAGCTGGAAAAGGCTCTGTTCAGCTATGCACCGGATAATGCTTCATCTTCACCTCAGGCGGTGTTATTAACGACAGGCATATATAACTCCGCTTATTATGAACACTTTTTTCTTGCAAAGCAGCTTGGGATTGAATTAGTTGAAGGAAGTGACCTTGTCGTCGAGAATGACATCGTCTATAAGGAAACAACCAGCGGGCTTGAGCGTGTCGATATTATTTATCGAAGAATTGATGATGAAGACCTGGACCCGGAAGCCTTTCGATCAGATTCTGAAGTTGGTGTACCCGGTCTTATGAGGGCTTACCACCAGGGGAATGTGACCATTTTAAATGGAGTGGGCATCGGGGCAGCAGATGATAAGGCGATTTATGCTTACGTACCTGAGATGATTCGCTATTACTTGAATGAAGAGCCGATTCTTAAGAATGTAACCACCTATTTTTTAAGAGATTCAGAGCAAAGAGATTATGTGTTAAAGAATCTTGAGAAACTCGTCATTAAAAATGTAGGGTCTTCTGGCGGTGATGATATGATGATTGGTCCAAACGCCTCTGAAGAAGAATTAACGACATTTCGGCAAAAAATTCAGGAAAATCCAAATGAATACATTGCCCAGCCTACCATTGAATTGTCACGGGCTCCGGCTCTTCAAGAAGGGGAATTCCGTCCCCGTCATATAGACTTAAGAATTTTTGCGATGAAGGGGAAAGAAATCAATGTTCTGCCTGGAGGACTTTCCAGAGTGGCTTTGAAGGAAGATAACCTTGTGGTGAACTCTTCTCAGGGTGGCGGATTTAAGGATATTTGGATAACAACCTCAGAAGGAGGAAAGGACGATGCTTAG
- a CDS encoding YjzC family protein — translation MAKNNNQNQNQSMTTEEAGRKGGEKTSRKYDQEHFENIGQKGGETTSKEYSKEHFEEIGQKGGRNSGNGYTTTSTNNTSNQQFKTGEKAPESGNYKVDKLVNGNKSDNNKEISLSEGDQFPPSPSENEAAYWVKSS, via the coding sequence ATGGCTAAGAACAATAACCAAAACCAAAATCAATCGATGACTACGGAAGAAGCAGGTCGTAAAGGCGGAGAGAAAACAAGCCGTAAATACGATCAAGAACACTTCGAGAACATTGGTCAAAAAGGCGGCGAAACGACCAGCAAGGAATACAGCAAGGAACATTTTGAGGAAATCGGTCAGAAAGGCGGCCGTAACTCAGGAAATGGTTATACTACTACTTCCACAAACAATACGTCAAACCAACAATTTAAAACTGGCGAAAAAGCTCCAGAATCCGGTAACTATAAAGTAGATAAACTCGTAAACGGAAATAAAAGCGATAATAATAAGGAAATCAGCCTGAGTGAAGGCGACCAATTCCCACCTTCTCCTTCAGAAAATGAAGCAGCCTACTGGGTGAAATCTTCCTAA
- a CDS encoding GGDEF domain-containing protein: MILKELISNLAILVAILFVYTQLTNSSPLRRTSSRRQKITAGVLAGILSNVLMLYSIPMDSVIIDLRHIPVVLMSYYGGSIPALIAMVLTIIGRFLFGFTTQAVLAIIFIGGTTFLTLFITRLELSKMKKVFLALTLSNLIFTIMLTFLSLRIDTLISFGLSYWSISYLAGFLSFYVVEYVRRNQRILNKYKSESVTDGLTGLNNVRKFDQLFNDVCTEAQDRDEKVSLLYIDIDHFKKVNDTYGHVEGDQVLVELSHILTSTVRSFDHVSRNGGEEFTVILLACPAQRAEEISERIRKKVQNHFFRLATGESITITVSIGIACYDETTNTPQLLIEEADQALYEAKQAGRNQVYLSNKFAREHV, translated from the coding sequence ATGATCCTGAAAGAACTGATTTCCAATTTAGCTATCCTAGTGGCCATCTTATTTGTATATACCCAGTTAACCAATTCTTCCCCACTGAGACGAACTTCCTCCAGACGGCAGAAAATCACGGCCGGCGTCCTCGCAGGTATATTGAGTAACGTTCTGATGCTGTACAGCATACCTATGGACAGTGTCATCATCGATTTACGGCACATTCCAGTGGTCTTAATGTCCTATTACGGCGGCAGCATTCCCGCCCTGATCGCTATGGTGCTGACCATTATCGGCCGATTTTTATTCGGGTTCACCACCCAGGCGGTATTGGCTATCATTTTTATTGGCGGGACGACGTTCCTGACTCTTTTCATTACAAGACTCGAATTATCTAAAATGAAGAAGGTTTTCCTGGCGCTCACCTTGTCCAATCTTATTTTTACTATCATGTTAACCTTTCTTTCACTTCGTATAGATACACTGATTTCCTTTGGTCTTTCCTATTGGAGCATATCGTATCTCGCCGGCTTTCTATCTTTCTATGTCGTTGAATATGTACGCAGAAATCAGAGAATCTTAAACAAATATAAGTCCGAGTCCGTTACCGACGGGCTAACGGGTCTGAACAACGTCCGCAAATTTGACCAATTATTTAACGATGTCTGCACCGAGGCGCAGGATAGAGATGAAAAAGTTTCTTTACTGTATATTGATATCGACCACTTTAAGAAAGTGAACGATACTTACGGACATGTTGAAGGTGATCAGGTCCTGGTCGAATTGAGTCATATTCTTACCAGCACCGTCCGCTCCTTCGATCACGTCAGCCGAAATGGCGGCGAAGAATTCACCGTGATTCTCCTCGCCTGCCCTGCACAGCGGGCCGAAGAAATCAGTGAACGGATCCGGAAAAAGGTTCAAAATCATTTCTTTCGATTGGCTACGGGCGAGTCCATAACTATTACCGTGTCGATTGGGATTGCCTGTTACGACGAAACAACAAACACGCCGCAATTACTCATTGAAGAAGCCGATCAAGCGCTTTATGAAGCGAAACAAGCCGGCAGAAATCAGGTCTACCTATCCAATAAGTTCGCGCGCGAGCATGTGTAA
- a CDS encoding flagellin N-terminal helical domain-containing protein → MRINHNIAALNTHRQLGQANNAQQNSMEKLSSGLRINKAGDDAAGLAISEKMRGQIRGLDQASRNSQDSISMIQTAEGALNETHSILQRMRELAVQSGNDTNTSTDRGEIQKEMNQLTSEINRIGNTTEFNNQKLLNATAGEVTAGSTTTTPASASSTQTNGSSGNITITDASSFTGDTGTWTVATSDGSNFTIDKGDGSGAQALTVTAGSASVDGVDFDLPASPAASDEWSIDVTASETTTKGAFSSFSSQIGANENQTMSLEFSDMRASALGITGAAGDSGYTGKDTVTNGTNNTTNEAALDVSDATNAGNAVTKISEAIEQVSAERSKLGANQNRLEHTINNLGTSSENLTAAESRIRDVDMAKEMMNQTKSSILAQASQAMLAKANQQPQGVLQLLR, encoded by the coding sequence ATGAGAATTAATCACAATATCGCGGCGCTAAATACTCACCGCCAACTAGGTCAAGCAAACAATGCTCAACAAAATTCTATGGAGAAACTATCTTCAGGGCTTCGCATAAACAAAGCCGGCGATGATGCAGCTGGTCTTGCAATCTCTGAAAAGATGCGTGGCCAAATTCGTGGCTTGGACCAAGCTTCAAGAAACTCTCAAGATTCCATTTCTATGATTCAAACTGCAGAAGGAGCGTTGAATGAAACCCATAGCATTCTTCAGCGGATGCGTGAATTAGCTGTACAATCTGGTAACGATACAAATACTTCAACTGACCGTGGGGAAATCCAGAAAGAAATGAATCAATTGACTTCTGAAATAAATCGCATAGGAAATACTACTGAATTTAACAATCAAAAACTATTGAATGCTACTGCTGGAGAAGTTACTGCTGGTAGCACAACTACTACCCCTGCTTCAGCTAGCTCAACACAAACTAATGGTAGTAGCGGTAATATTACAATTACGGATGCATCTTCTTTTACTGGTGATACAGGTACCTGGACTGTAGCAACTAGTGATGGTTCTAATTTTACAATTGATAAAGGTGATGGGAGTGGAGCGCAAGCTTTAACTGTCACTGCTGGGTCAGCTTCAGTTGATGGAGTCGATTTCGATTTACCCGCATCACCTGCTGCCTCAGATGAATGGTCAATTGATGTAACAGCTTCCGAAACAACGACAAAAGGAGCATTTTCTTCTTTTAGTTCACAAATTGGTGCAAATGAAAATCAAACTATGTCTTTGGAGTTTTCTGATATGAGAGCTAGTGCTCTAGGTATTACCGGTGCAGCGGGAGATAGTGGGTACACTGGTAAAGATACTGTTACAAATGGTACCAATAATACTACTAATGAAGCAGCACTTGATGTCTCGGATGCTACTAATGCAGGTAATGCAGTAACGAAAATCTCCGAAGCGATCGAACAAGTGTCGGCAGAACGTTCAAAACTAGGGGCTAACCAAAATCGTTTAGAGCATACAATTAACAACCTAGGAACATCTTCAGAGAACCTAACTGCTGCGGAATCTCGAATCCGTGACGTGGACATGGCTAAGGAAATGATGAATCAAACAAAGTCATCTATCCTGGCACAAGCGTCTCAAGCCATGCTTGCAAAAGCAAATCAACAACCACAAGGAGTTCTCCAACTTCTACGTTAA
- the mqo gene encoding malate dehydrogenase (quinone), translated as MDDNARYSYRLFNHKRRNNMNHNHTTSDVILIGAGVVSATLATLLHKLEPEWRITLFEKLDSAGQESSNEWNNAGTGHAALCELNYTPEQPDGSLDISKAVKINEQFQVSRQMWAHLVEQGDLQNPEDFIRPLPHISFVYGKDHVEFLTKRVEALKDHPQFQGMEFTIDPERIKEWIPLMMEGRSTEEPIAATKFDHGTDVNFGELTRQMLKHLEKQDNIEIRYNHSVDDIQQRADGAWEVKVRNLKEETIEEHTSSFAFIGAGGGALPLLQKTGIPESKRIGGFPISGEFLVCDNPEVVKQHHSKVYGKEPAGTPPMTVPHLDRRHIEGKDTLLYGPFAGFTPKFLKTGSMMDLFGSVKPTNVLTMLAAGAKNTSLIKYLAMQLKMSKKDRMEELRNFVPNASNEDWDLLVAGQRVQLIEDTEEGGRGALQFGTKLIHAEDRTMAALLGESPGASVSVSIMLEVLHKCFPEYRESWDPKLKEIIPSYGESLEDNPELLERVHDSTSRTLGLLEPVK; from the coding sequence ATGGACGATAACGCCCGATACAGTTACAGGCTGTTTAACCATAAGAGGAGGAATAACATGAATCATAACCACACAACGAGTGACGTGATCCTGATCGGTGCAGGTGTCGTGAGCGCGACACTGGCCACGCTTCTGCACAAATTAGAACCGGAATGGCGCATCACCCTGTTCGAGAAGCTCGACTCCGCCGGACAGGAAAGTTCTAATGAATGGAATAATGCCGGAACCGGACACGCCGCTCTCTGCGAACTGAACTATACACCTGAACAGCCGGACGGCTCCCTGGACATTAGCAAGGCGGTAAAAATCAACGAACAATTCCAGGTTTCCAGACAAATGTGGGCCCACCTGGTCGAGCAGGGCGATCTTCAGAATCCTGAAGATTTTATCCGTCCCTTGCCTCACATAAGCTTTGTTTACGGTAAAGATCACGTAGAATTTTTGACGAAGCGGGTTGAAGCCCTGAAAGATCATCCTCAGTTTCAGGGGATGGAGTTTACCATAGACCCCGAACGCATCAAGGAATGGATTCCTTTAATGATGGAGGGCCGTTCCACTGAAGAGCCGATCGCGGCAACGAAATTCGACCATGGCACAGATGTTAATTTTGGAGAACTAACTCGTCAAATGCTGAAACACTTAGAGAAGCAAGACAATATAGAGATCCGTTACAATCATTCCGTCGATGATATTCAACAAAGAGCAGACGGAGCATGGGAAGTTAAAGTACGAAACCTTAAAGAAGAAACCATCGAAGAGCATACCTCTTCCTTCGCCTTTATCGGTGCAGGTGGCGGCGCCCTGCCATTGCTGCAAAAAACAGGCATTCCCGAAAGCAAGCGCATCGGCGGATTTCCGATCAGCGGTGAATTCCTCGTCTGTGACAACCCGGAAGTCGTGAAGCAGCACCATTCCAAAGTATATGGAAAAGAACCGGCCGGCACTCCGCCGATGACTGTCCCGCACCTGGACCGTCGCCATATTGAAGGAAAAGACACGCTGTTGTACGGACCGTTCGCCGGGTTTACACCTAAATTTTTGAAAACCGGATCGATGATGGATCTGTTCGGTTCGGTGAAGCCGACAAATGTGCTGACAATGCTCGCAGCCGGCGCAAAAAACACCTCCCTGATCAAATATTTGGCAATGCAGCTGAAGATGTCCAAAAAGGACCGGATGGAAGAGCTGCGGAATTTTGTTCCGAATGCATCCAATGAAGACTGGGACCTGCTCGTAGCCGGACAGCGCGTTCAATTGATTGAGGATACAGAAGAAGGCGGCCGCGGTGCTCTCCAGTTCGGTACCAAATTGATTCACGCAGAAGACCGTACCATGGCGGCTCTTCTTGGCGAATCACCAGGGGCATCGGTTTCCGTTTCCATTATGCTCGAGGTCTTACACAAGTGCTTCCCAGAGTATCGTGAGTCCTGGGATCCGAAGCTGAAAGAAATCATCCCTTCCTACGGCGAATCCCTGGAGGATAACCCTGAGCTGCTGGAGCGGGTTCATGATTCTACCTCACGCACCCTTGGTTTGCTGGAGCCTGTAAAATAA